Proteins from a genomic interval of Cygnus olor isolate bCygOlo1 chromosome 9, bCygOlo1.pri.v2, whole genome shotgun sequence:
- the COPS7B gene encoding COP9 signalosome complex subunit 7b isoform X1 — protein sequence MQNKPFASPDAKSFQITCRERHLTASLRVQPTVARAACAGTSPHHREGAASGRADQIEKPRMAGEQKPSCNLLEQFILLAKGTSGSALTALINQVLEAPGVYVFGELLELANVQELAEGTNAAYFQLLNLFAYGTYPDYVANKDNLPELTATQKNKLKHLTIVSLASRMKCIPYSVLLKDLDMRNLRELEDLIIEAVYTDIIQGKLDQRNQVLEVDFCIGRDIQKKDISNVVKTLQEWCDGCEAVLLGIEQQVLRANQYKENHHRTQQQVEMEVTNIKKTLKATASSSAQEMEQQLVERECPPHTEQRQPTKKMSKVKGLVSSRH from the exons ATGCAAAACAAACCTTTTGCAAGCCCCGATgcaaaaagttttcaaataacCTGCAGGGAAAGGCATCTGACGGCATCGCTACGCGTACAGCCAACCGTGGCCAGGGCAGCATGCGCCGGTACCTCACCACACCACCGGGAAGGAGCCGCTTCGGGACGAGCAGAC CAGATTGAAAAACCTAGAATGGCAGGAGAACAGAAACCGTCCTGCAATCTTCTAGAGCAGTTTATTTTACTAGCCAAAGGTACAAGTGGCTCAGCTCTGACTGCTCTTATAAACCAAGTGCTGGAGGCCCCTGGGGTTTATGTCTTCGGAGAGCTGTTGGAGTTAGCAAATGTGCAAGAG CTTGCTGAAGGGACTAACGCTGCTTATTTCCAGCTGCTGAACCTGTTTGCATACGGCACGTACCCAGACTACGTAG CAAACAAAGATAACCTGCCTGAATTAACGGcaactcagaaaaacaaactgaaacacttGACAATTGTAAGCCTGGCTTCCAGAATGAAG TGCATTCCCTACTCCGTGTTGCTGAAGGACCTGGACATGAGGAATCTGAGGGAGTTGGAAGACCTGATTATTGAAGCGGTTTATACAGATATTATCCAGGGGAAACTGGATCAACGAAACCAGGTGTTAGAGGTGGATTTTTGCATCGGCAGAGACATTCAGAAGAAGGACATCAGTAACGTTGTCAAAACGCTCCAGGAATG GTGTGACGGTTGTGAAGCAGTTCTTTTAGGAATTGAGCAGCAAGTACTTAGAGCCAACCAATACAAAGAAAACCATCACCGAACTCAGCAGCAGGTAGAGATGGAG GTCacaaacataaagaaaacattaaaagctACAGCCTCGTCGTCGGCACAGGAGATGGAACAGCAGCTGGTAGAGCGAGAGTGCCCTCCACACACAGAACAAAGGCAGCCCACAAAGAAGATGTCCAAAGTCAAAGGGCTGGTCTCCAGCCGTCACTAG
- the COPS7B gene encoding COP9 signalosome complex subunit 7b isoform X2 — MQAYKIEKPRMAGEQKPSCNLLEQFILLAKGTSGSALTALINQVLEAPGVYVFGELLELANVQELAEGTNAAYFQLLNLFAYGTYPDYVANKDNLPELTATQKNKLKHLTIVSLASRMKCIPYSVLLKDLDMRNLRELEDLIIEAVYTDIIQGKLDQRNQVLEVDFCIGRDIQKKDISNVVKTLQEWCDGCEAVLLGIEQQVLRANQYKENHHRTQQQVEMEVTNIKKTLKATASSSAQEMEQQLVERECPPHTEQRQPTKKMSKVKGLVSSRH, encoded by the exons ATGCAGGCCTACAAG ATTGAAAAACCTAGAATGGCAGGAGAACAGAAACCGTCCTGCAATCTTCTAGAGCAGTTTATTTTACTAGCCAAAGGTACAAGTGGCTCAGCTCTGACTGCTCTTATAAACCAAGTGCTGGAGGCCCCTGGGGTTTATGTCTTCGGAGAGCTGTTGGAGTTAGCAAATGTGCAAGAG CTTGCTGAAGGGACTAACGCTGCTTATTTCCAGCTGCTGAACCTGTTTGCATACGGCACGTACCCAGACTACGTAG CAAACAAAGATAACCTGCCTGAATTAACGGcaactcagaaaaacaaactgaaacacttGACAATTGTAAGCCTGGCTTCCAGAATGAAG TGCATTCCCTACTCCGTGTTGCTGAAGGACCTGGACATGAGGAATCTGAGGGAGTTGGAAGACCTGATTATTGAAGCGGTTTATACAGATATTATCCAGGGGAAACTGGATCAACGAAACCAGGTGTTAGAGGTGGATTTTTGCATCGGCAGAGACATTCAGAAGAAGGACATCAGTAACGTTGTCAAAACGCTCCAGGAATG GTGTGACGGTTGTGAAGCAGTTCTTTTAGGAATTGAGCAGCAAGTACTTAGAGCCAACCAATACAAAGAAAACCATCACCGAACTCAGCAGCAGGTAGAGATGGAG GTCacaaacataaagaaaacattaaaagctACAGCCTCGTCGTCGGCACAGGAGATGGAACAGCAGCTGGTAGAGCGAGAGTGCCCTCCACACACAGAACAAAGGCAGCCCACAAAGAAGATGTCCAAAGTCAAAGGGCTGGTCTCCAGCCGTCACTAG
- the COPS7B gene encoding COP9 signalosome complex subunit 7b isoform X3: MAGEQKPSCNLLEQFILLAKGTSGSALTALINQVLEAPGVYVFGELLELANVQELAEGTNAAYFQLLNLFAYGTYPDYVANKDNLPELTATQKNKLKHLTIVSLASRMKCIPYSVLLKDLDMRNLRELEDLIIEAVYTDIIQGKLDQRNQVLEVDFCIGRDIQKKDISNVVKTLQEWCDGCEAVLLGIEQQVLRANQYKENHHRTQQQVEMEVTNIKKTLKATASSSAQEMEQQLVERECPPHTEQRQPTKKMSKVKGLVSSRH; encoded by the exons ATGGCAGGAGAACAGAAACCGTCCTGCAATCTTCTAGAGCAGTTTATTTTACTAGCCAAAGGTACAAGTGGCTCAGCTCTGACTGCTCTTATAAACCAAGTGCTGGAGGCCCCTGGGGTTTATGTCTTCGGAGAGCTGTTGGAGTTAGCAAATGTGCAAGAG CTTGCTGAAGGGACTAACGCTGCTTATTTCCAGCTGCTGAACCTGTTTGCATACGGCACGTACCCAGACTACGTAG CAAACAAAGATAACCTGCCTGAATTAACGGcaactcagaaaaacaaactgaaacacttGACAATTGTAAGCCTGGCTTCCAGAATGAAG TGCATTCCCTACTCCGTGTTGCTGAAGGACCTGGACATGAGGAATCTGAGGGAGTTGGAAGACCTGATTATTGAAGCGGTTTATACAGATATTATCCAGGGGAAACTGGATCAACGAAACCAGGTGTTAGAGGTGGATTTTTGCATCGGCAGAGACATTCAGAAGAAGGACATCAGTAACGTTGTCAAAACGCTCCAGGAATG GTGTGACGGTTGTGAAGCAGTTCTTTTAGGAATTGAGCAGCAAGTACTTAGAGCCAACCAATACAAAGAAAACCATCACCGAACTCAGCAGCAGGTAGAGATGGAG GTCacaaacataaagaaaacattaaaagctACAGCCTCGTCGTCGGCACAGGAGATGGAACAGCAGCTGGTAGAGCGAGAGTGCCCTCCACACACAGAACAAAGGCAGCCCACAAAGAAGATGTCCAAAGTCAAAGGGCTGGTCTCCAGCCGTCACTAG